One stretch of Thermanaerosceptrum fracticalcis DNA includes these proteins:
- a CDS encoding PBP1A family penicillin-binding protein — translation MTRKRPQYKLRYGRVILLAVLLASFIIVGAGIGFVVGAVRNMPPYDINNITGDLSSFVLDKDNQVVTSLKTDKNRVELKSNEIPKVMKQAIVAIEDQRFYKHHGFDPIRLGGAVIANITKGYGSQGASTITQQLVKIAVLENPEKKLRRKVQELIIALQIENKYSKDEILALYLNNIYYGHGAHSLQTAAQTYFGKDAKDLTLDEAAMLAGVVNLPGRYSPYLNPEKAKQRRALVLNEMVKMNYITQAQADQAKEKPFKLAGLKNTGFKYQSFVDYVIDEAAEKLKLEGSDIGKLYTAGYKFYTTLDTKTQDAAEAVFADDKNFPAGKKDKIVQSAMVVLDPHTGEIRTLIGGRNQQGQRQFNRAVDATRQPGSAFKPIAVYAPALEKGYGPATVIDDVPEEYPTPQGPKTFVNYDKQYRGLISMRTAIQWSVNTTAVKMLQKIGVSEGFRFAKSLGISTLVESGPANDMGLSLALGGLTKGVSPLELTAAYGAFANQGVYVKPHAIRKIEDSNGHVIYEHKPQKQVVMTPQTAYLITDMLQTVVQAGTGTKAQMDRPVAGKTGTTSFDVDAWFVGYTPNLVGTVWMGYDVKEKMEGIYGGSAGAPIWKKVMTVAHKDMPVTPFPKPDNITEVQVDYKSGLLPSNLTPPEFIVTEVFNSAYVPTEVSNAWIQLPVCPESGQLLTDFCPTPAVTGVFLKRPIPWTGNVAPQDAKLEPPKDYCTLHGPGAPGTPITGLRLQGTPITDTNDHFKGVKLSWYFSQNDASTVFQIYRSTNPGVPLSTSNKVGEVSGGGTTWQDNHVNGDSNYYYRVVALNTRTGEQKVSNEIVIQRPQSTTTLKAPRLTGEAYINGSTVTVKLRWEKAAENRPVVYYIFRSETPNFEPNSTNQIAVNESITDTKWTDTGLPRGKTYYYRVIAFDMETNQQSPLSNQLKVPTN, via the coding sequence ATGACCCGTAAAAGGCCCCAATACAAGTTAAGATATGGACGGGTTATTCTTTTGGCTGTCCTCTTAGCTTCCTTCATAATAGTGGGTGCCGGGATTGGGTTTGTTGTAGGTGCCGTCAGAAACATGCCCCCTTACGACATTAATAATATTACTGGCGACCTTTCTTCATTTGTTTTGGATAAGGATAATCAGGTAGTTACTTCATTAAAAACGGATAAAAACCGGGTTGAGTTAAAAAGTAATGAAATTCCCAAAGTGATGAAGCAGGCCATAGTAGCCATCGAAGACCAGCGTTTTTACAAACACCATGGTTTTGACCCCATTCGCTTAGGCGGTGCTGTCATTGCTAATATAACCAAAGGTTATGGTTCTCAGGGAGCCAGTACCATCACACAGCAGCTTGTAAAAATCGCAGTATTAGAAAACCCGGAAAAGAAGCTGCGCCGTAAAGTTCAAGAACTTATCATCGCACTTCAAATTGAAAATAAGTATTCTAAGGACGAAATATTAGCTCTATACCTTAACAATATTTATTATGGCCACGGAGCCCACAGCTTGCAAACAGCTGCCCAAACTTATTTTGGTAAGGATGCAAAAGATCTTACTTTGGATGAAGCCGCTATGCTGGCTGGTGTTGTTAATCTACCCGGAAGATATTCACCTTACCTAAATCCTGAAAAGGCAAAACAACGGCGTGCTTTGGTCTTAAATGAAATGGTAAAAATGAATTATATCACCCAAGCCCAGGCGGACCAGGCCAAAGAAAAGCCTTTTAAGCTTGCCGGCCTGAAAAACACCGGCTTCAAATACCAGTCTTTTGTTGATTATGTTATCGACGAAGCTGCCGAAAAATTGAAATTGGAAGGCTCAGATATCGGTAAACTGTACACTGCCGGTTATAAGTTCTATACCACCCTGGATACGAAAACCCAGGATGCTGCCGAGGCTGTCTTTGCTGATGACAAAAACTTCCCTGCAGGAAAAAAAGACAAAATCGTGCAATCAGCCATGGTAGTATTAGATCCTCACACAGGGGAAATCCGCACCTTGATTGGTGGACGTAACCAGCAGGGACAGCGTCAATTTAACAGGGCGGTGGATGCTACCCGCCAGCCGGGTTCGGCCTTTAAACCCATTGCCGTGTATGCACCTGCCTTGGAAAAAGGTTACGGGCCTGCTACAGTTATTGATGACGTGCCCGAAGAATATCCAACTCCTCAAGGCCCCAAAACATTCGTAAACTATGATAAGCAATACCGGGGCTTAATCAGCATGCGTACTGCTATCCAGTGGTCCGTGAATACGACCGCTGTGAAAATGCTGCAAAAAATTGGTGTAAGTGAAGGTTTCCGCTTTGCCAAGAGTTTAGGCATCAGCACCCTGGTGGAAAGCGGCCCCGCCAACGACATGGGATTGTCCTTAGCCCTGGGAGGTTTAACCAAAGGCGTATCTCCTCTGGAGCTTACCGCCGCCTATGGTGCCTTTGCCAATCAGGGTGTTTATGTAAAACCTCACGCCATTCGTAAAATTGAAGACAGTAACGGTCATGTTATCTATGAACACAAACCGCAAAAACAAGTGGTCATGACTCCCCAGACGGCGTATCTAATAACTGATATGCTGCAAACTGTAGTACAAGCCGGAACAGGTACTAAAGCCCAGATGGACAGGCCGGTTGCCGGGAAAACCGGTACAACCTCTTTTGACGTTGATGCCTGGTTTGTAGGTTATACACCTAATTTAGTAGGAACGGTATGGATGGGTTATGATGTAAAAGAAAAGATGGAAGGTATCTACGGTGGAAGTGCAGGTGCTCCCATCTGGAAAAAGGTAATGACGGTAGCTCACAAGGATATGCCGGTAACTCCCTTCCCTAAACCAGACAATATCACAGAGGTTCAGGTAGATTATAAATCCGGCTTACTTCCTTCCAATCTGACACCACCTGAATTTATCGTTACAGAAGTCTTCAACAGCGCTTATGTTCCCACGGAAGTATCCAATGCCTGGATTCAGCTTCCTGTTTGTCCTGAATCAGGGCAGCTCTTGACTGATTTCTGCCCGACTCCGGCAGTCACAGGGGTTTTCCTCAAACGTCCTATTCCCTGGACAGGAAATGTGGCACCGCAAGACGCCAAGCTAGAGCCACCTAAGGATTACTGCACACTCCATGGTCCCGGGGCCCCCGGCACACCTATTACCGGTTTAAGGCTGCAAGGGACTCCTATCACTGATACAAACGATCACTTTAAAGGTGTTAAACTTAGCTGGTATTTTTCCCAGAATGACGCCTCCACCGTTTTCCAGATTTACCGGTCTACCAACCCTGGCGTTCCCCTCTCTACCTCTAATAAAGTGGGGGAAGTAAGCGGCGGCGGAACCACCTGGCAGGATAATCACGTTAATGGTGACTCTAATTATTACTACCGTGTTGTGGCCTTAAATACCCGCACAGGTGAACAAAAAGTATCGAACGAGATAGTAATTCAGCGTCCTCAATCTACTACCACCTTAAAAGCTCCCCGGCTCACCGGAGAGGCTTATATCAACGGTAGTACCGTAACGGTAAAACTCCGCTGGGAAAAGGCGGCCGAAAATCGTCCTGTTGTGTATTATATTTTCCGTTCGGAAACACCTAATTTTGAACCAAACAGTACTAACCAGATCGCCGTAAATGAAAGCATAACTGACACCAAATGGACAGATACCGGCTTACCCCGGGGTAAAACCTATTACTACAGAGTAATTGCCTTCGATATGGAAACCAATCAACAAAGCCCCTTATCCAATCAACTCAAAGTTCCCACAAATTAG
- the yunB gene encoding sporulation protein YunB encodes MGRLFRPRYGRTPFRIPKIPKSILIPGLLLVLFIYLFSVVERNLEPTIIAISEARANLIATEAINKAIYEKVLDDIDYNDLIYIHKDTQQRITMMQANSIKISRLVAQANLEIKDTLKKLNGEVFQIPLGQTLGSQLLANYGPRINVKIVPVGAVNIKIVDDFQQAGINQVRHILYINVETNVKIVVPLVTKSVAVQTQIPIAETIIVGQVPSTYFGMDTNLIKGLTNNKYK; translated from the coding sequence ATGGGCAGATTGTTTAGGCCCCGATACGGTAGGACTCCTTTTAGGATACCGAAAATACCCAAAAGTATTTTAATACCGGGTCTTCTATTGGTATTATTTATTTATCTTTTTAGTGTAGTTGAAAGGAACCTGGAACCTACCATTATAGCTATTTCCGAAGCCAGGGCAAATCTAATCGCTACGGAAGCCATCAATAAGGCCATCTATGAAAAAGTCCTCGATGACATAGACTATAATGATTTAATATATATCCATAAGGACACCCAGCAGCGTATAACCATGATGCAGGCCAACAGTATTAAAATAAGCCGTTTGGTAGCCCAGGCCAACTTAGAGATAAAAGATACTTTAAAAAAACTTAATGGTGAGGTCTTTCAAATTCCTCTCGGTCAAACTTTGGGAAGTCAGCTTTTGGCCAATTACGGACCGAGGATTAATGTTAAAATTGTGCCGGTAGGTGCTGTAAACATTAAAATAGTGGATGATTTCCAGCAAGCGGGTATCAATCAGGTCCGTCATATCCTCTATATTAACGTGGAGACTAATGTAAAAATAGTTGTACCATTAGTAACTAAGAGTGTGGCTGTACAGACCCAAATACCAATTGCCGAAACAATTATCGTCGGGCAAGTTCCTAGTACATATTTTGGTATGGATACGAATCTTATAAAGGGACTGACGAATAACAAATACAAATAA
- a CDS encoding sensor histidine kinase: MSAQKNNNIYKIEQYSFIVECIFLAFLSIILIRRLDPPTILEWQFFASIVIIIIAVIIYMGTLYKFKYSNVPSKLELFLRVVFLLISGWLLAQTNDSSVRVIIVLPTVLVALRYAIKYTILIAGVTSLVVIVSDTINQRNNIDYEFIFICFIWFLGILISKTMENERQLYREKQKLLENEKYAAMGQMAAGIVHEVKNPLTTIKGFIQLLERNITKKDPEEVKYYLKVINKEIDRVNNLLKGFLQYAKPSTPKFTICNFNQIILDMSILLESQCTAKGIQLETDLEADPPEGYCDSNQITQVILNICLNAIDSMVHSPQKILTINTFADAEYIYVVIKDTGCGMTKEQMEKIFNPFYTTKQ; this comes from the coding sequence TTGAGTGCTCAAAAAAACAATAACATTTATAAGATAGAACAATATAGTTTTATTGTTGAATGTATATTTCTAGCCTTTTTAAGTATCATTTTAATTCGCAGGTTAGACCCTCCTACCATCTTAGAATGGCAATTTTTTGCCTCTATAGTCATCATTATTATTGCCGTTATTATTTATATGGGTACTCTGTATAAGTTTAAATACAGCAATGTACCCAGTAAATTGGAATTATTTTTAAGGGTCGTATTTCTTTTAATTTCCGGATGGCTGCTAGCCCAAACCAACGATTCCTCGGTACGGGTAATTATTGTTTTACCTACAGTTCTAGTGGCTTTACGTTATGCAATTAAATATACTATATTAATTGCGGGAGTTACATCTCTTGTAGTGATTGTTTCTGACACAATAAATCAAAGAAATAATATTGATTATGAGTTTATCTTTATCTGTTTCATCTGGTTTTTGGGGATTCTCATCAGCAAGACTATGGAAAACGAACGACAATTATACAGGGAAAAACAGAAATTACTGGAGAATGAGAAATATGCAGCTATGGGACAGATGGCAGCCGGTATTGTGCATGAGGTAAAAAATCCCCTGACAACCATTAAAGGCTTTATTCAGTTGCTGGAGAGAAATATAACGAAGAAAGACCCTGAAGAGGTAAAGTATTATCTTAAAGTAATTAATAAAGAAATTGACCGGGTCAATAATTTATTGAAAGGTTTTTTGCAATATGCTAAACCAAGCACACCAAAGTTTACCATTTGCAATTTTAATCAAATTATATTAGATATGAGTATATTACTGGAATCACAGTGTACGGCCAAGGGTATACAATTAGAGACTGATTTAGAAGCTGATCCTCCCGAAGGATACTGTGATTCTAACCAAATTACACAGGTTATTTTAAATATTTGTTTAAATGCTATTGATTCCATGGTTCATAGCCCCCAAAAAATCTTAACTATTAACACGTTCGCAGATGCCGAATATATTTATGTAGTCATCAAAGATACGGGCTGTGGTATGACAAAAGAGCAAATGGAGAAAATTTTTAATCCTTTCTATACTACTAAACAGTAG
- a CDS encoding transposase, giving the protein MKKLCKPTFEKKDHGQGAGIPVLKTIWDLFDLSLLFSQSGIRKHSGIPAWLLAFAYICGLANHSSSANQNAKFSTEAPFLQQLLSGQIISQSAFSRFLSKPFQWLRFSLGRFARLQENTDSRLTDGDIIALDDTKIEHPHGKKIPFLCWLFDSSDKCHVWCINLVSTLAVLKNGLEYPMLWRFWVKNGQENEKQTKLDLAKQMLAEVRQLNKARLWVAMDRWFLCKKFLNWLMGQNFDWVTKAKRNTALFRKIYDPVLGKERYIKLNPKQLLREVYSQLRVLGKESVLSIPDIYIKMPYETLTRKGKPITRQRFLPIAAIAATYEKQAVEGSIVLPEEECPATFKDAYLLISNRVDTPEEAATAYAKRWRIEVFYRTAKQNLGLTSCYAQSETAHFAHVELLFTAKTLLCYASWECNKEGAEQAPSLCEVIRYFFNAGCRIRCCEQLIQVYFDTATQRFSRLIDKFWPHSLELRLWNWKNYPETA; this is encoded by the coding sequence ATGAAGAAACTGTGTAAACCAACTTTCGAAAAAAAGGATCACGGTCAAGGTGCCGGAATCCCGGTACTCAAGACAATTTGGGATTTGTTTGACCTGTCTCTGCTGTTTTCCCAGTCCGGAATACGCAAACACTCCGGAATTCCAGCGTGGCTCCTGGCTTTTGCCTACATCTGCGGCCTTGCTAATCATTCAAGTTCTGCAAATCAAAATGCTAAGTTTTCAACGGAAGCTCCATTTTTACAACAACTGCTTTCCGGGCAAATCATCTCTCAAAGTGCCTTCAGCCGGTTTCTCTCCAAGCCCTTTCAGTGGCTCCGGTTCTCTTTGGGCAGATTTGCCAGGTTACAAGAAAACACGGATAGCAGGCTGACCGACGGCGATATCATTGCCTTAGACGATACTAAAATTGAGCATCCTCACGGTAAAAAAATCCCCTTTCTCTGTTGGCTCTTTGACAGTTCGGATAAGTGCCATGTATGGTGCATTAATCTTGTGTCGACCCTGGCTGTCTTAAAGAATGGGCTCGAATATCCTATGCTGTGGCGCTTCTGGGTTAAAAATGGCCAGGAGAATGAAAAACAAACCAAGCTTGATCTTGCTAAACAGATGCTCGCAGAGGTGCGTCAGTTGAACAAGGCCAGACTCTGGGTAGCCATGGATCGCTGGTTTTTGTGTAAAAAGTTCCTGAACTGGCTGATGGGTCAAAATTTTGACTGGGTTACCAAAGCCAAACGTAACACGGCGCTATTCAGGAAAATCTACGACCCGGTACTAGGAAAGGAACGCTACATTAAACTTAATCCGAAGCAACTGCTGCGAGAAGTTTATTCCCAGCTTCGGGTCCTTGGCAAAGAATCGGTTCTCAGTATTCCGGACATTTACATCAAAATGCCCTATGAGACCTTAACACGCAAGGGAAAACCCATTACTAGACAACGTTTTTTACCCATAGCTGCCATTGCAGCCACTTATGAGAAGCAGGCTGTCGAGGGCAGCATAGTTCTTCCGGAGGAAGAATGCCCGGCAACCTTCAAGGATGCGTATCTCCTGATAAGCAATCGCGTAGATACGCCGGAAGAAGCTGCAACTGCCTATGCTAAACGATGGAGAATAGAAGTTTTTTACCGCACCGCTAAACAGAATCTTGGTTTAACATCTTGCTATGCTCAGTCTGAAACAGCTCATTTCGCACATGTGGAGCTCTTGTTTACAGCGAAGACCCTTCTTTGTTATGCCTCTTGGGAGTGCAATAAAGAAGGCGCCGAACAAGCCCCCTCCCTCTGCGAAGTGATAAGGTACTTCTTCAACGCCGGTTGTCGGATCCGCTGTTGCGAGCAGTTGATCCAAGTCTATTTTGACACGGCAACCCAGCGTTTTTCAAGGCTTATTGATAAATTCTGGCCACATTCTTTGGAACTTAGGTTATGGAATTGGAAAAATTATCCTGAAACTGCATAA
- a CDS encoding ATP-binding protein: MVKNTIQSDYGGFSKKSRPFLSKIRIFFKIFFELLFSIYFHQLHNSCTKEHGTGLGLSVCYKIVENHSGKISVESEVNQGTRVSIVLPKNLCLN; encoded by the coding sequence ATGGTAAAAAATACCATCCAAAGCGATTATGGGGGCTTTTCGAAAAAGTCAAGACCTTTTTTGTCGAAAATTAGGATCTTTTTTAAAATATTTTTTGAGTTATTATTTTCTATTTATTTCCACCAACTGCATAACTCCTGTACTAAAGAACACGGAACTGGCCTGGGCCTTAGCGTATGCTATAAAATAGTAGAAAACCATTCGGGGAAAATTAGTGTTGAATCCGAAGTTAATCAAGGAACCAGGGTTTCCATTGTTTTACCCAAAAATTTATGTCTTAATTAA
- a CDS encoding YbjQ family protein, with the protein MIVTTTPNIEGYRIKEYYGIVAGEAIMGANVVRDIFASITDIVGGRSGAYEEKLIEARTIAMEEMKQRARKLGANAIVGVDIDYEVVREGMLMVTVSGTAVRAEN; encoded by the coding sequence ATGATTGTTACCACAACCCCTAATATAGAGGGGTACAGAATCAAAGAATACTACGGGATTGTCGCCGGTGAGGCTATTATGGGGGCCAACGTGGTGAGAGATATTTTTGCCAGTATTACGGATATTGTAGGCGGTCGTTCCGGTGCTTATGAGGAAAAACTTATTGAAGCCCGGACAATTGCTATGGAGGAAATGAAACAAAGAGCCAGAAAATTAGGAGCAAATGCCATAGTGGGCGTGGATATAGACTATGAGGTTGTACGGGAAGGAATGTTAATGGTGACAGTTTCCGGAACGGCGGTAAGAGCTGAAAACTAA
- a CDS encoding 3D domain-containing protein, which translates to MKLTRNIVIMILLLLLLFMGSKITLGKHEINLIEQGKSVAIKTGAKTVKELIEERKIIINENDQVIPGIEAALTDGMSIEIKRAKSVGIIADGKNISLNTTAQLVKEVLDEAGVALGPHDKVIPGLQEAADSQIKVIRVTNKNLTEQKDIPYEVERKPEESLYKGEQRVLQKGKPGLEKYVYEVVLEDGKEVARKLIQKIVVREPVKEVVAMGNRQTVSRGGKTLEFERVLNMVATGYTHTGNRTYTDIWPSVGVVAVDPDVIPLGTRLYIEGYGYATALDIGNAIKGNRIDLFFETKAQALKWGRRTVQVFVLHKG; encoded by the coding sequence ATGAAGCTTACACGCAACATTGTGATTATGATCTTGCTTCTACTGCTGTTGTTTATGGGAAGCAAGATTACCCTGGGCAAGCATGAAATAAACCTTATTGAACAGGGTAAAAGTGTTGCCATTAAAACCGGAGCCAAAACTGTAAAAGAATTAATCGAGGAAAGAAAAATTATTATCAATGAAAATGATCAGGTTATACCAGGTATAGAAGCGGCCCTGACAGACGGTATGTCTATTGAAATCAAGCGGGCTAAATCCGTGGGAATTATAGCAGATGGAAAAAATATATCCCTTAACACCACTGCCCAACTGGTAAAAGAAGTATTGGATGAAGCAGGAGTAGCCTTAGGCCCACATGATAAGGTAATCCCAGGATTACAGGAAGCGGCGGACAGCCAGATTAAAGTTATTCGCGTGACCAATAAGAATCTGACCGAACAGAAGGATATTCCCTATGAAGTTGAGCGCAAACCTGAAGAGAGTCTTTATAAAGGGGAACAGCGTGTTTTACAGAAAGGAAAACCCGGCTTAGAAAAATACGTTTACGAAGTGGTGCTGGAAGATGGTAAAGAGGTAGCCAGGAAACTGATACAAAAAATAGTGGTAAGGGAGCCGGTGAAAGAGGTTGTAGCCATGGGAAACCGCCAGACAGTTTCCAGGGGTGGTAAAACCCTGGAATTTGAGCGTGTCTTAAACATGGTGGCCACAGGTTATACCCATACTGGAAATAGAACATATACAGACATTTGGCCCTCTGTGGGTGTTGTGGCTGTTGATCCCGACGTTATTCCTTTGGGTACCAGGTTATACATAGAGGGATATGGCTATGCCACAGCCTTAGATATCGGCAACGCTATTAAAGGTAACAGGATTGACCTATTTTTTGAAACAAAAGCACAAGCCTTGAAGTGGGGAAGACGCACTGTTCAAGTGTTTGTACTTCACAAAGGATAA
- a CDS encoding YebC/PmpR family DNA-binding transcriptional regulator, with protein sequence MSGHSKWANIKHRKGKQDALKGKLFTKLGRELIVAAKMGGANPEANFRLKIAIQKAKAANMPNDNINRAIQRGAGGQDSNNYEELVYEGYGPGGVAVMINVLTDNRNRTAGEIRHIFSKNGGNMGETGCVGWMFEKKGVLVLEPAKTNLSEDDLILLVVDKGAEDIKFEEEEVQIITAPEEFQAVKEALEKEGLSFTRAELAMIPQNTVEIKDLDQAKLLLRMMDYLEEHDDVQDVYANFDIPDDIMEQLQ encoded by the coding sequence ATGTCAGGCCATTCTAAATGGGCTAATATAAAACACAGAAAAGGAAAACAAGATGCTCTCAAGGGTAAACTTTTTACTAAGCTAGGACGTGAACTGATAGTTGCGGCTAAAATGGGAGGAGCTAATCCCGAAGCAAATTTCCGCTTGAAGATTGCCATTCAAAAGGCCAAAGCCGCTAACATGCCCAATGATAATATCAACAGGGCTATCCAGAGAGGAGCAGGCGGCCAGGATAGCAATAACTACGAAGAGCTGGTTTATGAGGGATACGGACCTGGCGGTGTAGCCGTTATGATCAATGTCCTCACGGATAACAGAAACAGGACAGCCGGGGAAATCAGGCACATTTTTTCGAAAAACGGCGGAAATATGGGTGAGACCGGCTGCGTTGGCTGGATGTTCGAAAAAAAAGGGGTATTGGTGTTAGAGCCCGCTAAAACAAATCTCAGTGAAGATGATTTAATATTGCTTGTTGTGGATAAAGGCGCAGAAGATATTAAGTTTGAAGAGGAAGAAGTACAAATCATCACCGCGCCGGAGGAATTCCAGGCTGTCAAAGAGGCTCTGGAGAAAGAAGGTTTGTCCTTTACCCGGGCGGAACTGGCTATGATCCCGCAGAATACCGTGGAAATAAAAGACCTGGACCAGGCAAAATTACTGCTGCGCATGATGGATTACCTAGAAGAGCATGATGATGTCCAGGACGTATACGCCAATTTTGATATTCCTGACGATATTATGGAACAACTACAATAA
- the ruvC gene encoding crossover junction endodeoxyribonuclease RuvC yields MIILGVDPGTVITGYGLLEHSGNKFKLLEYGTICSMKTDEGAVRLNQIYTGMINLIEKFKPDHIAIEELFFNKNVKTALEVGQARGVLMLAAYQKGVQIHEYTPLQVKQAVVGYGRAEKKQVQFMVKAILNIPEIPRPDDAADALALAICHGHSFYSQLARRDFL; encoded by the coding sequence ATTATTATTTTAGGTGTTGATCCCGGAACGGTCATAACGGGTTACGGGCTTTTAGAACATTCGGGAAATAAATTTAAACTCCTGGAATATGGTACAATTTGTAGTATGAAAACAGATGAAGGCGCCGTACGGCTCAATCAAATTTATACCGGTATGATCAATCTTATTGAAAAATTCAAACCGGATCATATAGCCATTGAGGAATTGTTTTTCAATAAAAATGTGAAGACAGCCCTGGAAGTAGGACAGGCCAGGGGGGTATTGATGCTGGCCGCTTATCAAAAGGGAGTACAGATCCATGAATATACACCGCTGCAAGTAAAACAGGCCGTGGTAGGTTATGGGCGGGCGGAAAAAAAGCAGGTGCAGTTTATGGTAAAGGCCATATTAAATATACCGGAAATACCACGTCCCGATGATGCAGCTGATGCCCTGGCTTTGGCTATCTGTCACGGACATTCTTTTTACTCTCAGTTGGCCAGGAGGGATTTTTTATGA
- the ruvA gene encoding Holliday junction branch migration protein RuvA codes for MIEFLQGELITTGVNYVVLKVGGIGYRLHVPASCLHKLPDLQQEVIMYTYLHIREDELSLYGFLDITEREFFITLLQVSGIGPKLALNILSKLNVNELRRTIVMGDAGPLTGISGVGKKTAQRIILELKDKLGKEQIVEQAFSPSVNDNVRSQTVSALVALGYSLAEAQSAVPSLDSLSQKNPSVEDLLRIALKTLAKY; via the coding sequence ATGATTGAATTTCTACAAGGAGAGTTAATCACAACTGGTGTAAACTATGTTGTGCTTAAAGTAGGAGGGATTGGTTATCGTTTACACGTACCCGCCAGTTGTTTACATAAACTGCCAGACTTACAGCAAGAAGTGATCATGTATACTTATCTCCATATCCGGGAGGACGAACTCAGTCTTTACGGGTTTTTAGATATAACGGAGAGAGAATTTTTTATCACTTTACTGCAGGTTTCCGGCATTGGACCCAAATTAGCTTTAAATATTCTATCCAAATTAAATGTCAATGAACTGAGAAGAACCATCGTGATGGGCGATGCAGGGCCGCTCACCGGGATTTCCGGTGTAGGAAAGAAAACTGCACAAAGAATAATCTTAGAACTAAAAGATAAGTTGGGTAAGGAGCAAATTGTAGAGCAAGCCTTCTCCCCAAGTGTCAACGATAATGTACGCAGTCAAACTGTGTCCGCCCTTGTGGCCTTAGGCTACAGTCTGGCGGAAGCACAAAGCGCAGTGCCCAGTTTGGATTCACTTTCCCAGAAAAACCCTTCTGTGGAAGACTTGTTGCGCATTGCGTTAAAGACCCTGGCTAAATATTAG
- the ruvB gene encoding Holliday junction branch migration DNA helicase RuvB, translating into MSVERIVSPDLIQEENEEITLRPNRLQDYIGQDKVKENLAVFIKAARQRNEALDHVLLYGPPGLGKTTLANIIAVEMGAQIRATSGPAIERPGDLAAILTNLQPKDVLFIDEIHRLNRAVEEVLYPAMEDFCLDIIIGKGPSARSIRLDLPPFTLVGATTRIGNLTAPLRDRFGVISRLEYYGEESLVAIVERAAKILNIDIDKDGAREIGRRARGTPRIANRLLKRVRDYAQVQGQRIITKDLADHALNLLEVDHLGLDATDRRLLLSIIEKFGGGPVGLDTLAASISEETTTIDDVYEPYLLQLGFLQRTPRGRVATIFAYQHLGIGYNKKEDVEPTLW; encoded by the coding sequence ATGTCAGTTGAGAGAATAGTGTCTCCGGACTTAATCCAGGAGGAAAATGAGGAAATAACCTTAAGACCCAACCGCTTGCAGGATTATATAGGACAGGATAAAGTAAAAGAAAACCTGGCAGTTTTTATCAAAGCTGCCAGGCAAAGAAACGAAGCCTTGGACCATGTATTGTTATATGGGCCCCCGGGTTTAGGAAAGACCACCCTGGCTAATATTATAGCTGTGGAGATGGGAGCCCAAATCAGGGCTACCTCAGGGCCTGCCATTGAAAGGCCTGGGGACCTGGCTGCTATTCTTACCAATCTGCAGCCTAAGGACGTCCTGTTTATCGATGAAATTCATCGTTTAAACAGGGCCGTGGAGGAAGTACTTTATCCGGCCATGGAAGATTTTTGCCTCGATATTATAATAGGGAAGGGGCCCAGTGCCCGTTCCATCCGCCTGGATTTACCACCCTTTACCCTGGTGGGAGCTACAACACGCATTGGCAATCTTACGGCTCCTCTGAGGGATCGCTTTGGGGTAATCAGCCGTTTGGAATATTATGGCGAAGAAAGCCTGGTAGCCATCGTGGAGAGGGCGGCTAAAATTCTGAATATCGATATTGATAAAGACGGAGCCAGAGAAATTGGCCGAAGAGCCAGAGGAACGCCGCGTATTGCCAATCGTCTTCTCAAAAGAGTAAGGGATTATGCCCAGGTACAGGGGCAGCGCATTATTACGAAAGATTTAGCCGACCATGCCCTCAATCTTTTGGAAGTGGATCACTTAGGTTTGGATGCTACCGACCGGCGTCTCCTCCTTTCCATTATTGAAAAATTTGGCGGAGGGCCTGTAGGGCTGGATACCCTGGCTGCTTCTATCAGCGAAGAGACTACCACCATTGATGATGTTTATGAGCCGTATCTTTTACAATTGGGATTTCTGCAACGCACCCCCAGGGGGAGAGTTGCAACAATCTTTGCGTACCAGCATCTTGGTATTGGCTATAACAAGAAAGAGGATGTTGAACCCACCCTTTGGTAG